In a single window of the Gossypium hirsutum isolate 1008001.06 chromosome A13, Gossypium_hirsutum_v2.1, whole genome shotgun sequence genome:
- the LOC107945474 gene encoding uncharacterized protein has translation MTIGSVVGCRLFCPSLQNISTTLKAKGHSKPNALPLATLTHNIIPISLWVCFPFPNPIFFFLLIHSRSRAATKFHQKNHLFQKSPKIPNREMLLSLVQSSFLSPSTPLCKFHSNLNPLKPSFLLPKSLSHKKSLYLSPKYATAIRASMIEAPVLWAGRLCIYYALLKSGLAGSQANPLVSGLEENGDSVGESGDLGFSKWLDNIRGKPDKEAADKRKLVSKWHPTTKGTLKRNYRVPSKSEGRRLLKAVASLLSDDDHFTDATSHKGCQIRRESAHGESVCCNNVRALFDELPTPHLTVEITPFPAGPLTEIDYIKAEKLETVLRSGPSV, from the exons ATGACCATTGGATCAGTAGTCGGATGCCGTTTGTTTTGTCCGTCACTGCAAAACATATCTACTACACTGAAAGCGAAAGGCCATAGCAAACCCAATGCTCTGCCATTAGCTACATTAACACACAATATCATCCCCATTTCGCTGTGGGTCTGCTTCCCATTCCCAAATCCCATCTTCTTCTTCCTATTGATTCACTCAAGATCCAGAGCTGCtacaaaatttcaccaaaaaaatcATCTCTTTCAGAAATCCCCAAAAATTCCAAATCGAGAAATGTTACTCTCTCTTGTTCAAAGCAGCTTCCTTTCACCTTCAACACCCCTCTGCAAATTCCATTCCAActtaaacccactaaaaccctcTTTTTTACTTCCCAAATCCCTTTCCCATAAAAAGTCGCTGTATTTGTCACCAAAGTATGCCACTGCTATTCGTGCTTCCATGATTGAAGCTCCAGTGCTTTGGGCTGGTCGGCTTTGTATTTATTATGCTCTTTTGAAGTCTGGGTTAGCTGGATCTCAGGCTAACCCACTTGTTTCAg GGTTGGAGGAGAATGGTGATAGTGTTGGCGAATCTGGTGATTTGGGTTTCTCTAAGTGGTTGGACAATATACGAGGGAAACCAG ACAAGGAAGCAGCTGACAAAAGAAAGCTGGTCAGCAAATGGCATCCAACCACGAAAGGTACACTTAAAAGGAACTACAGGGTACCTTCCAAATCTGAAGGCCGACGACTACTTAAAGCAGTGGCGTCTCTTCTGTCAGACGATGATCATTTTACTGATGCCACCTCCCACAAG GGTTGCCAGATAAGGAGGGAGAGTGCTCATGGTGAAAGTGTATGCTGTAACAATGTTAGAGCTTTGTTTGATGAGCTTCCGACTCCTCACCTTACAGTCGAAATTACGCCTTTTCCTGCTGGACCTCTCACTGAAATAGATTACATCAAGGCTGAGAAATTGGAAACGGTTCTAAGGTCTGGACCTTCTGTTTAA
- the LOC121212645 gene encoding uncharacterized protein: protein MKDRGKAVEVYNGSSSSSDFVCKKHPQLSSNGICAYCLKDRLVKLVCSDCGEQRLSSCSCSEISSNPRTSCTGEVGSVGRVSFLIENESKDQLLKGKINGGGEDKGEDGNFFLKRSNSSCVEIKRKNGLWRLGRLFRKKREKYNGGNVKSVDYNNGVSRSRSLCSFRGGNGGGFFGSDDGSMNFSAARSSSISAARSSSVNGGLLGMDPDRKSGFSEPEPRKSGFDSDKRDSAFVESDVATDIKALRKAGGVFLDNETGFSTANRRVFSLKETYFTGGDDSAFIDLKFEFPSYDTLVEPGGSKSVQKGFASDGVSMFGGGGSCRVSVDERGIKRSRKSFKGWKWIFKNNNPDWSGNRKKGGGDLMVNH, encoded by the coding sequence ATGAAAGATAGAGGCAAAGCTGTGGAAGTATATAAcggttcatcatcatcatcagattTTGTTTGTAAGAAACACCCACAATTGTCTTCGAATGGGATATGTGCTTATTGTCTTAAAGATCGTTTAGTGAAATTGGTTTGTTCTGATTGCGGTGAACAACGATTGTCTTCATGTTCATGTTCTGAAATCTCTTCTAATCCTCGCACTTCATGTACTGGTGAAGTAGGCAGCGTTGGTCGTGTTTCGTTCTTAATAGAGAATGAAAGCAAAGACCAGCTTTTGAAGGGGAAAATCAATGGTGGTGGTGAAGATAAAGGTGAAGAtggtaatttttttcttaaaagaagTAACAGTAGCTGTGTTGAGATCAAAAGAAAAAATGGGTTATGGAGATTAGGGAGATTGTTtaggaaaaaaagagagaaatacaATGGTGGGAATGTTAAGAGTGTTGATTATAACAACGGGGTATCAAGGTCTAGATCGTTGTGTAGTTTTAGGGGTGGTAATGGTGGTGGGTTCTTTGGATCGGATGATGGGTCGATGAACTTTTCAGCGGCGAGGAGCTCTTCCATATCGGCGGCGAGAAGTTCGAGCGTGAACGGTGGTCTGTTGGGCATGGATCCCGACAGAAAAAGTGGGTTTAGTGAGCCTGAACCGAGGAAAAGTGGGTTCGACAGTGATAAAAGAGACAGTGCTTTCGTGGAATCCGATGTTGCTACTGATATCAAAGCACTGAGAAAAGCTGGTGGTGTGTTCTTGGACAATGAAACTGGTTTCAGTACAGCAAACAGGCGTGTGTTTTCACTTAAAGAAACCTATTTCACTGGTGGGGATGATTCAGCCTTCATTGACTTGAAATTTGAGTTTCCATCATATGATACCCTTGTTGAACCTGGTGGTTCAAAATCAGTCCAAAAGGGGTTTGCAAGTGATGGGGTTAGTATGTTTGGTGGTGGTGGTTCATGTAGGGTTAGTGTGGATGAAAGAGGGATTAAAAGGAGTAGGAAAAGTTTTAAAGGGTGGAAGTGGATTTTTAAGAATAATAATCCAGATTGGAGTGGTAACAGAAAGAAAGGTGGTGGTGATCTTATGGTTAAtcattga